The nucleotide window TGCAGGCGATTGTGCTGGCAGTGTCCAAGGCGGAACTGGACTATTGCCGGCAGGAGATCGTCTCCGCATACCGGTTCAAAAAGGTCCAGGCGGTCGTCGAGGGCGGCGAGGAGCGGCAGGATTCTGTTGGCCTGGGGATGGCCGCGGTGGGAGCGGAGGCGGACATCGTCTTGGTGCACGATGCGGTCCGGCCGTTTCTGACGACGGGCATGGTGGCGCGGGTGATCGCGGCGGCCGCCAAGCACGGCGCGGCGATCGTCGCCATTCCGGTGCGGGATACGGTCAAGCGGGTCGGGGCCGACGGGCTGATCGACGAAACGGTGGACCGGAAGTCCCTCTGGTCGGCGCAGACGCCGCAGGCCGCGCGCCGCACGCTCTTGCAGGAGGCGCACACGCAGGCCAAGCGGGACGGATTTCGAGGCACCGACGAGGCGCAGTTGATCGAGCGGCTGGGGCAGCGGGTGGCGATTGTGGAAGGCAGCACGGAGAACATCAAGGTCACGCGTCCGGAGGATCTCATGATCGCTGAGGCGATTCTGGCTGGACGTCAGAAAGGATAAGACGCGGGATGGGGAGCATGCGG belongs to Nitrospira sp. and includes:
- the ispD gene encoding 2-C-methyl-D-erythritol 4-phosphate cytidylyltransferase; protein product: QAIVLAVSKAELDYCRQEIVSAYRFKKVQAVVEGGEERQDSVGLGMAAVGAEADIVLVHDAVRPFLTTGMVARVIAAAAKHGAAIVAIPVRDTVKRVGADGLIDETVDRKSLWSAQTPQAARRTLLQEAHTQAKRDGFRGTDEAQLIERLGQRVAIVEGSTENIKVTRPEDLMIAEAILAGRQKG